Sequence from the Candidatus Saccharibacteria bacterium oral taxon 488 genome:
TTCGATGGTGCGTCTGGCGCAAGATTGGGCGATGCGCTATACCCTGGTGCAGGGCCAGGGAAACTTTGGCTCAATGGACGGAGATCCACCAGCCGCTCACCGTTATACTGAGGCGCGACTCGACAAGCCAGCTGAAGAACTACTAACTGACATCGAGAAAGAAACGGTTGATTTCAAGGATAACTTTGATGGTTCAGAGCGTGAGCCAATTGTGTTGCCGGCAAAATTACCAAACTTGCTATTGAACGGCCAGATCGGTATCGCTGTTGGTATGGCGACGAGCATTCCGACGCATAACCTGGGCGAGTTGGTGGATGCGACGGTTGAGCTGATCAATAATCCTGAGGCGACGGTTGATGATTTACTGAAGCACGTTAAGGGCCCGGACTTTCCGACAGGGGCGATTGTCTATGGAGGCGCGCCGATGCGTCAGGCATATGCGACTGGTCGCGGTAGTGTAATGATGCGGGCGGTGGCGGAGATTCAGGAGACCAAGAAGGGTCGACATCAGATCGTCGTCACAGAGATCCCGTATGGTGTAAATAAAGCAACACTAATTGAAAAGATTGGTGAATTGCATAAAGAAAAGCGAGTACAACTGGCTGACCTGCGCGATGAAAGTTCTCGAGGTAAGGTCCGCATTGTCATTGAGCTGAAAAAAGATGCGTATCCAAAGAAAGTATTGAACCAGCTGTACAAACTAACAGCGCTCCAGACGAGTTTTAATTACAACATGTTGGCATTGGTCAACACTATGCAGCCACGGATCTTAGGCTTGCACGATATTCTGAGCGAATTTGTGAAACACCGTCAATCTGTGGTGCGTCGCCGTACTGAGTTTGAGCTGAAAAAAGCCAAGGCGAGGGCGCATATTCTGGAAGGCTATAAGATTGCGCTGGATCACATTGACGAGGTGATTAAGACGATTCGTGCTTCAAAAACTCAGGATGAGGCAGAAAAGAATCTGCGCGCTAAGTTCGGACTGAGCGAGATTCAAGCCAAAGCTATCTTGGCAATGCAGCTGCGACGCCTGACTGGGCTTGAGCGTGAAGCGGTTGAAAATGAGCTGCGTGAACTCTTGAAGCTGATTGCACGACTAGAAGCTATCTTGGCTGATGAGCAAGAGATTTTGAACATCATCAAGACCGAGCTTCTAGAGATGAAGGAAAAGTACGGCGACGAGCGGCGTAGTAAAATTATCAACCATGAACTGGGTAAGTTCTCTGATGAGGAGCTAATTCCAGATGAGGAAGCGGTCATTTTGCTAACCGGCGAGAATTACATCAAGCGGACCCTGCTCGGTGACTATCGCAAGCAGAACCGTGGCGGCAAGGGTAAGCGCGGCATGACCACCAAAGAGGAGGATATCATTGACCAGGTGGTGCCAGCAAACACCCATGACTATTTGTTGTTCTTTACGAATCGAGGTCGGATTTTCCGTCTGAAAGCGTATGAAGTACCAGCTGCCAGTCTCAGTGCCAAAGGTGTGGCGGCGGTGAACCTGCTCCAGCTACAGCCAGAAGAGAAGATCACCGCTATCATTAAACACGAGAAGAACGCTGGTGACCAGGGCTACCTATTTATGGCAACTAAGCATGGTACGGTGAAGAAGACTCCGCTTGGCGACTATGCCAATATCCGGACGAACGGGCTCATTGCTATTAAGTTAGACGAGGGTGACGAGCTACGTTGGATCAAGAAAACAGATGGCAAAAGTGATGTAATTATTTCAACATCAGCTGGCCAGGCGATTCGTTTCAACGAGCAGGATGCCCGGCCGATGGGTCGAGCGGCTCGTGGCGTACGCGGGGTGCGTCTACGTCCGAACGATTGCGTTGTTGGCATGGATATCGTTACCAGCGATGAGCAGACACTATTGGTCATTAGCGAAAAGGGCTTTGGTAAGCGTACGAAAGTGACTAACTTCCCAAGTCATAAGCGCGGTGGTGTCGGGATAAAGGCGGCAATCGTGACGGCAAAGACTGGCCCAATTATTTCAGTACAGACGATTGATCCGACGATGAACGAAGCACTGTTGGTATCGCAAAATGGTCAAACAATCCGTCTGGGCTTGAGTGACATCAAGCTGCTCGGTCGAACAACTCAGGGTGTGACGATTATGCGGTTGAGCGATGGCGATGCGGTGTCGTCGATTGGCCTAATGGAGAAGCGTTCAGACGAGGAGGATTAGCCAAGTGCCGATGCAATACATCCTGATACCGGGCATCGCGTGGTTTGTAGCGCAGTCATCAAAGCATCTGGCCCGGCTGTTTGGCCGTAATCGTCGAGTTACACAGTCGAACCCCCGTTCGCCGGTATTATTTTCGGGTGGTATGCCGAGTGCTCACAGTGCAACAGTGGTGTCACTTGCGCTGACTATCGGCCACTACCAGGGGTGGGGAAGTCCGCTGTTTGGCCTGGCTGCGTGGTTCGCGGCAATCGTATTGTATGATGCGGTGATGGTGCGATTTTCCTCTGGACAACAAGGTGACTTGCTAAATAAGGTGGTGCGAAAAGATTATCCAAAGCTGTCGACGATTAGGGTGGCACATGGTCATACACTGCCAGAAATGCTTGTCGGGGCGGCCGTGGGCACGGTTGTAACCTTTGTTGTAATTTTCGCTACAAGATAATTGCTAATAACCCTTGACCTGACCACTAATATCAGGTAAGATGAATATCAGTCTGGTTGCTGGAGTGCGAGCCAAGCGACAATCACGCTAATTTGTTAGGTGAAGCGAAAGCGGTACACAAACCCGACTATGGTCTTTAACAATTTGATTGTGCAATATCATCGTCAGTTTATATTTTTGTAGAGCCTTAATACTTTGACACAAAGTAGATTTTTAACGGAGAGTTTGATCCTGGCTCAGGATGAATGCTGGCGGCGTGCCTAACACATGCAAGTCGAGCGGCAGCGGGTTCTGCACTATCAACTTGAAGCCTGGACGCGGAGATTTCCAAAAGAAATCAGCCGCATCATTTCGAAAGAGATGAGTGTCTGGGGTGACTTCGAACTGATAGTGCAGAGTGCCGGCAAGCGGCGGACGGCTGAGTAACACGTAGG
This genomic interval carries:
- a CDS encoding divergent PAP2 family protein gives rise to the protein MQYILIPGIAWFVAQSSKHLARLFGRNRRVTQSNPRSPVLFSGGMPSAHSATVVSLALTIGHYQGWGSPLFGLAAWFAAIVLYDAVMVRFSSGQQGDLLNKVVRKDYPKLSTIRVAHGHTLPEMLVGAAVGTVVTFVVIFATR
- the gyrA gene encoding DNA gyrase subunit A, encoding MATETLTGLERRRLEHVMQDNFFRYSMSVIVDRALPDVRDGLKPVHRRILYSMNQNGNRSTAKFVKSARIIGDVMGKYHPHGDSAIYDSMVRLAQDWAMRYTLVQGQGNFGSMDGDPPAAHRYTEARLDKPAEELLTDIEKETVDFKDNFDGSEREPIVLPAKLPNLLLNGQIGIAVGMATSIPTHNLGELVDATVELINNPEATVDDLLKHVKGPDFPTGAIVYGGAPMRQAYATGRGSVMMRAVAEIQETKKGRHQIVVTEIPYGVNKATLIEKIGELHKEKRVQLADLRDESSRGKVRIVIELKKDAYPKKVLNQLYKLTALQTSFNYNMLALVNTMQPRILGLHDILSEFVKHRQSVVRRRTEFELKKAKARAHILEGYKIALDHIDEVIKTIRASKTQDEAEKNLRAKFGLSEIQAKAILAMQLRRLTGLEREAVENELRELLKLIARLEAILADEQEILNIIKTELLEMKEKYGDERRSKIINHELGKFSDEELIPDEEAVILLTGENYIKRTLLGDYRKQNRGGKGKRGMTTKEEDIIDQVVPANTHDYLLFFTNRGRIFRLKAYEVPAASLSAKGVAAVNLLQLQPEEKITAIIKHEKNAGDQGYLFMATKHGTVKKTPLGDYANIRTNGLIAIKLDEGDELRWIKKTDGKSDVIISTSAGQAIRFNEQDARPMGRAARGVRGVRLRPNDCVVGMDIVTSDEQTLLVISEKGFGKRTKVTNFPSHKRGGVGIKAAIVTAKTGPIISVQTIDPTMNEALLVSQNGQTIRLGLSDIKLLGRTTQGVTIMRLSDGDAVSSIGLMEKRSDEED